The following proteins come from a genomic window of Paucimonas lemoignei:
- the cobD_2 gene encoding cobalamin biosynthesis protein: MSVALLSVAGVALDALLGEPKRSHPLVAFGRFADRIEQRFNSAGRGWRSHGVTAWVIAVVPLTLLATLLSWAPYIGWLVDILALYCALGLRSLGEHVEPVAQALRSDDLEEARRRVGYLVSRQTSELDATEVARAATESVLENGSDAVFAALFWFAVAGVPGVVLYRLSNTLDAMWGYRNERFERFGWAAAKIDDLLNYIPARLVALTYALLGKTRLALRCWRTQGPTWDSPNAGPVMAAGAGALGVELGGAAIYHGELHQRPQLGEGVPADANSIDRGWQLVQRGVWLWLLVLCVGAEFYA, translated from the coding sequence ATGAGTGTGGCGCTGTTGAGCGTTGCCGGGGTCGCGCTGGATGCGCTCCTGGGCGAGCCGAAACGGTCCCATCCGCTGGTTGCGTTCGGACGCTTTGCCGACCGTATCGAACAGCGATTCAATTCTGCCGGACGAGGCTGGCGCAGCCATGGGGTCACTGCCTGGGTGATCGCGGTGGTGCCATTGACCTTGCTGGCGACCTTACTCAGTTGGGCGCCTTACATCGGCTGGCTTGTGGACATCCTCGCGCTGTATTGCGCGCTGGGTTTGCGCAGCCTTGGCGAGCACGTCGAGCCGGTGGCTCAGGCGTTGCGCTCGGATGATCTGGAGGAAGCCAGGCGCCGGGTGGGTTATCTGGTCAGCCGTCAGACCAGCGAACTCGATGCGACCGAGGTCGCCCGTGCCGCCACCGAGTCGGTGCTGGAGAATGGCAGCGATGCGGTGTTTGCTGCCCTGTTCTGGTTTGCGGTCGCCGGTGTCCCCGGCGTGGTGCTCTATCGCCTGAGCAATACGCTGGACGCCATGTGGGGTTATCGCAACGAACGGTTCGAACGTTTTGGCTGGGCGGCGGCAAAGATTGACGACCTGCTCAACTATATTCCCGCGCGACTGGTCGCCTTGACCTACGCGCTGCTGGGCAAGACCCGGCTGGCGCTGCGTTGCTGGCGCACTCAAGGCCCGACCTGGGACAGCCCCAATGCTGGCCCGGTGATGGCTGCCGGTGCTGGCGCGCTGGGCGTCGAGCTGGGTGGCGCGGCGATTTATCACGGTGAGCTGCATCAGCGTCCGCAGTTGGGCGAGGGTGTGCCTGCCGATGCGAACTCCATCGACCGCGGCTGGCAATTGGTGCAGCGCGGCGTGTGGTTGTGGCTGCTGGTGTTATGCGTGGGGGCTGAGTTTTATGCTTGA
- the drgA gene encoding nitroreductase codes for MSDQAYSEQERAAVYRAIAERRDMRHFSGGSVAPELLVRLLDAAHQAPSVGLMQPWRFIRITDRALRASIQAQVEQERMRTAEAMGERADDFMKLKVEGINDCAEVLVAALMDDREKHIFGRRTLPEMDLASLSCAIQNLWLAARAEGLGMGWVSLFEPQALADLLGMPAGAKPLAILCLGPVTEFYPAPMLVMEGWTQERPLSDMLFENQWGVSQ; via the coding sequence ATGAGTGATCAAGCGTACAGCGAGCAGGAGCGCGCGGCGGTCTATCGCGCCATCGCTGAGCGGCGTGATATGCGCCATTTCAGCGGCGGCAGCGTGGCCCCTGAGCTGCTTGTTCGGCTGCTTGATGCGGCCCATCAGGCGCCCAGTGTCGGCTTGATGCAGCCTTGGCGTTTCATCCGCATCACCGACCGGGCGTTGCGCGCGAGCATTCAGGCGCAGGTGGAGCAGGAGCGTATGCGCACGGCCGAGGCGATGGGCGAGCGTGCCGATGACTTCATGAAACTCAAGGTCGAAGGCATCAATGACTGCGCCGAAGTGTTGGTGGCGGCGCTGATGGATGATCGGGAGAAGCATATCTTTGGCCGTCGCACGCTGCCCGAAATGGACCTGGCGTCGTTGTCCTGCGCGATCCAGAACCTGTGGTTGGCGGCCCGCGCCGAAGGCCTGGGCATGGGCTGGGTGTCACTGTTCGAGCCACAAGCCCTGGCGGATCTGCTGGGCATGCCGGCGGGTGCCAAGCCGCTGGCGATTCTTTGCCTGGGCCCGGTGACCGAGTTCTATCCTGCGCCGATGCTGGTCATGGAAGGCTGGACGCAAGAGCGTCCCTTGAGCGACATGCTGTTTGAAAATCAATGGGGAGTCAGTCAATGA
- the cobB_2 gene encoding cobyrinic acid a,c-diamide synthase: MSEPRHCPAVLIAAPASGQGKTTVTAALARLHRNQGRKVRVFKCGPDFLDPMILERASGAPVYQLDLWMVGADESRRLLWEAAGEADLILIEGVMGLFDGTPSSADLARHFGVPVLGVIDGTAMAQTFGALALGLARYQPDLPFAGVLANRVGTVRHAQLLEGSLTEGLRWYGALSRETGIELPSRHLGLVQASELNDLDLRLDAAAEALASTCEVALPPAVTFAAPQIIPAEPLLEGVRIAIAHDEAFAFTYGASLDLLRAMGAELSFFSPIRDSALPDADSLYLPGGYPELHHVALSQNAPMLAAIRGHHQAGKPLLAECGGMLYLLDALTDVEGERAELVGLLNGEAVMQKRLAALALQTVALPEGELRGHTYHHSLTSTELQPIARGLSPNGGRGAEAVYRDGRLTASYVHFYFPSNPQAVAALFKP, from the coding sequence ATGAGCGAGCCGCGTCACTGCCCGGCGGTATTGATCGCCGCGCCCGCCTCGGGCCAGGGTAAAACCACTGTCACGGCAGCGCTGGCTCGCCTGCATCGCAACCAGGGCCGCAAGGTTCGGGTGTTCAAATGCGGCCCCGATTTTCTTGACCCGATGATTCTTGAGCGGGCCAGCGGTGCGCCGGTCTATCAGCTGGATTTATGGATGGTCGGCGCCGATGAAAGCCGCCGCCTGTTGTGGGAAGCCGCAGGCGAGGCCGACCTGATTCTGATTGAAGGGGTGATGGGCCTGTTCGACGGCACGCCGTCCAGCGCCGATCTTGCCCGCCATTTTGGCGTTCCGGTGCTGGGTGTGATCGACGGCACCGCCATGGCCCAGACTTTTGGCGCTTTGGCGCTGGGGCTGGCGCGCTATCAGCCGGATTTGCCGTTTGCCGGTGTATTGGCAAACCGGGTCGGCACTGTGCGTCATGCGCAACTGCTCGAAGGCAGCCTCACCGAAGGTCTGCGCTGGTATGGCGCGCTGTCCCGGGAAACCGGGATCGAGCTGCCCAGCCGTCACCTCGGTCTGGTTCAGGCCAGTGAGCTCAATGACCTGGACCTGCGTCTGGACGCTGCCGCCGAGGCGTTGGCCAGCACGTGCGAAGTGGCGTTGCCGCCTGCAGTGACCTTTGCCGCGCCGCAGATTATCCCTGCCGAGCCTTTGCTTGAAGGTGTGCGCATCGCCATCGCCCATGACGAAGCCTTCGCGTTTACCTACGGCGCGAGCCTGGACCTGCTGCGGGCCATGGGCGCAGAGTTGTCGTTCTTCTCACCGATCCGCGACAGCGCTTTGCCGGATGCAGACAGCCTCTATCTGCCGGGCGGCTACCCGGAATTGCACCACGTCGCCTTGAGCCAGAACGCGCCGATGCTGGCAGCGATTCGCGGCCACCACCAGGCTGGCAAACCGTTGCTCGCCGAATGCGGCGGCATGTTGTATCTGCTAGATGCCTTGACCGATGTCGAGGGCGAGCGTGCCGAACTGGTCGGCCTGCTGAACGGCGAAGCGGTGATGCAGAAGCGCCTGGCCGCCCTGGCGTTACAAACCGTCGCCTTGCCCGAAGGCGAGTTGCGCGGCCACACCTATCACCATTCGCTGACCAGCACTGAGCTGCAGCCTATCGCGCGCGGCCTGAGCCCCAACGGCGGGCGTGGCGCGGAGGCGGTCTATCGCGACGGGCGTCTGACAGCGTCATACGTGCACTTCTATTTCCCTTCCAATCCTCAGGCGGTTGCGGCGCTTTTCAAACCATGA
- the btuR gene encoding cob(I)yrinic acid a,c-diamide adenosyltransferase, translating into MNESPERDERHLARMLRKKAVMDERIASAPNECGLLLVLTGNGKGKSSSAFGMLARAMGHGMQCGVVQFIKGSNSTGEEFFFRRFPEQVRYHVMGEGYTWETQDRQRDIAAAEAAWEVSLEMLRDPAIGMVVLDELNIALKHGYLDIERVLADLQARPPMQHVIVTGRGAKPEMIDMADTVSEITVVKHAFQAGIRAQKGIEL; encoded by the coding sequence ATGAACGAATCCCCCGAACGCGACGAGCGCCACCTGGCGCGTATGCTGCGCAAAAAAGCCGTAATGGACGAACGTATCGCCAGCGCTCCCAATGAGTGCGGCTTGTTGCTGGTGCTGACCGGCAATGGCAAAGGCAAGAGCAGCTCCGCCTTTGGCATGCTCGCTCGGGCCATGGGCCACGGCATGCAGTGCGGTGTGGTGCAGTTCATCAAGGGCAGCAACAGCACCGGCGAAGAATTCTTTTTCCGGCGTTTCCCCGAGCAGGTGCGTTACCACGTGATGGGCGAGGGCTATACCTGGGAAACCCAGGACCGCCAGCGTGATATCGCCGCCGCCGAAGCCGCCTGGGAAGTATCCCTGGAAATGCTTCGTGATCCGGCCATCGGCATGGTCGTGCTCGATGAGCTGAATATCGCCCTCAAGCACGGTTATCTGGACATCGAGCGGGTGCTCGCCGATTTGCAGGCCCGTCCGCCGATGCAGCACGTGATCGTCACCGGGCGCGGCGCCAAGCCGGAAATGATCGACATGGCCGACACCGTTTCTGAAATCACTGTGGTCAAGCACGCCTTCCAGGCGGGCATCCGTGCGCAAAAAGGCATCGAGCTGTGA
- a CDS encoding L-sorbosone dehydrogenase, with translation MFTLKPQYAVLLVLAAGLAGCGESSRLQVMDGTGPSPQLPEPNKTLIPTVNIAPAVGWPKDAKPIAAPGTQVAAFAENLDHPRWLYVLPNGDVLVAETNSPPKPDDDQGVRGWVMKKIMGRAGAGVPSPNRITLLRDKDHDGVAETHTVFLANLNSPFGMTLVGNKLYVADTDRLISFPYQDGQTSISAAPTKVVDLPGGTLNHHWTKNVIASKDGSKLYVTVGSNSNVAENGMAAEEGRAAIWEVDAATGAHRIFASGLRNPNGMDWEPTTGKLWTAVNERDEIGSDLVPDYVTSVKDGGFYGWPYSYYGQHVDVRVKPQNPELVAKAIAPDFAVGPHTASLGLVFADGKTLPAPFNEGLFIGQHGSWNRKPHSGYKVLFVPFSGGKPSGAPIDLLTGFLNSDEKAQGRPVGVVNDHQGGLLVADDVGNKVWRVTGVKR, from the coding sequence ATGTTCACGCTCAAACCGCAATACGCTGTGTTGCTCGTGCTTGCTGCTGGCCTGGCGGGCTGTGGCGAGTCCTCCAGATTGCAAGTCATGGACGGCACCGGACCGTCGCCCCAACTGCCTGAGCCGAATAAAACCTTGATCCCGACCGTGAACATCGCTCCGGCGGTCGGCTGGCCTAAAGACGCCAAGCCGATTGCCGCCCCTGGTACTCAGGTTGCTGCCTTCGCCGAGAATCTGGATCACCCGCGCTGGCTGTACGTACTGCCCAATGGCGACGTGCTGGTAGCGGAAACCAACTCGCCGCCCAAGCCCGATGATGACCAGGGCGTGCGTGGCTGGGTCATGAAGAAAATCATGGGCCGTGCCGGTGCCGGTGTGCCCAGCCCTAACCGCATCACCCTGCTGCGCGACAAAGACCACGACGGCGTGGCCGAAACCCACACCGTATTCCTGGCAAACCTCAACTCCCCCTTCGGCATGACATTGGTGGGCAATAAGCTCTATGTGGCCGATACCGACCGCCTGATCAGCTTCCCTTATCAGGACGGCCAGACCTCCATCAGCGCCGCGCCCACCAAGGTCGTCGACCTGCCAGGCGGCACGCTGAACCACCACTGGACCAAAAACGTCATCGCCAGCAAAGACGGCAGCAAGCTGTACGTGACGGTGGGCTCCAACAGCAACGTGGCGGAAAACGGCATGGCGGCCGAAGAAGGTCGCGCGGCCATCTGGGAAGTCGATGCCGCCACCGGTGCGCACCGCATCTTCGCCTCAGGCCTGCGCAACCCTAACGGCATGGACTGGGAACCCACCACCGGCAAGCTGTGGACAGCGGTGAACGAGCGCGACGAAATCGGCAGCGATCTGGTGCCGGACTATGTCACCTCGGTGAAGGACGGCGGCTTCTATGGCTGGCCTTACAGCTATTACGGTCAGCACGTGGATGTACGGGTCAAACCACAGAACCCGGAACTGGTCGCCAAGGCGATTGCACCTGACTTCGCGGTCGGGCCACATACCGCTTCACTTGGCCTGGTCTTCGCCGATGGCAAAACCCTGCCCGCGCCATTCAACGAAGGGTTGTTCATCGGCCAGCACGGCTCATGGAACCGCAAACCCCACAGCGGTTATAAGGTGCTGTTCGTGCCCTTCAGCGGCGGCAAGCCTAGCGGTGCGCCTATCGACCTGCTCACTGGCTTCCTGAATTCCGATGAGAAAGCTCAGGGCCGGCCGGTGGGGGTGGTCAATGATCATCAGGGCGGGTTGTTGGTGGCCGATGATGTGGGGAACAAGGTTTGGCGGGTGACGGGGGTGAAGCGTTGA
- the yafL_2 gene encoding NLP/P60 yields MSIMVRLAVISLAALLGACASAPPPPQPRVVQRPVLVAPTENPNPAAEDVLFRALGLVGTPYRWGGNTPDSGFDCSGLIGFVYRDAAGIALPRSTRDMIVMRAPNIGREQLQSGDLVFFATGGGSQVSHAGIYVGEGRFVHAPATGGTVKLDSLDKPYWQRAYLNAKRVIQPSNLARNQ; encoded by the coding sequence ATGTCGATTATGGTTCGCCTAGCGGTTATTTCTCTTGCAGCGTTGCTGGGTGCTTGCGCCAGCGCGCCGCCACCGCCCCAGCCTCGGGTTGTTCAACGCCCGGTGCTCGTCGCTCCTACCGAAAACCCCAACCCTGCCGCGGAAGACGTGTTGTTCCGCGCCTTGGGTCTTGTGGGCACGCCTTATCGGTGGGGCGGTAACACGCCTGATTCGGGTTTTGATTGCAGTGGTTTGATTGGCTTTGTCTATCGCGACGCGGCGGGCATTGCCTTGCCACGTTCGACCCGGGACATGATTGTGATGCGCGCGCCCAATATCGGGCGCGAGCAGTTGCAGTCGGGTGATCTGGTGTTCTTCGCCACGGGCGGTGGTTCACAGGTCAGCCATGCCGGGATCTATGTCGGCGAAGGCCGCTTCGTGCATGCGCCCGCCACCGGCGGCACGGTCAAGCTGGACAGCCTCGACAAGCCTTATTGGCAGAGGGCTTATTTGAATGCGAAGCGGGTGATTCAGCCTTCGAATCTGGCGCGGAATCAGTAG
- the spr gene encoding NLP/P60: MLVRFAPLVPLALVTLLFGCSANMPVSQNTQQQAHKASISAPTSAIRSDRSVLQEELATEAELAQFADSKPYQLPVLADSILERGKALIGTRYRFGGTSTKSGFDCSGFIGYLFKEEAGMNLPRSSREMINIDAPLVKRTDLEPGDLLFFSTAGRGRVSHAAIYLGDNQFIHSSSRRSGGVRVDSLDDTYWSKTFIEAKRALAMESPTVAAPQTTAMTATTIKTPAVKKRKHK; this comes from the coding sequence ATGCTAGTTCGCTTCGCACCCCTCGTGCCCCTCGCACTCGTCACCCTGTTGTTCGGTTGCTCGGCCAATATGCCGGTTTCCCAAAACACCCAACAACAGGCGCACAAGGCTTCCATTTCCGCTCCTACCTCTGCCATCCGCTCAGACCGGTCGGTATTGCAGGAAGAGCTGGCCACTGAAGCCGAGCTGGCTCAGTTTGCCGACAGCAAGCCTTATCAGCTACCCGTTTTGGCAGACAGCATTCTTGAGCGTGGCAAAGCCCTGATCGGTACGCGTTACCGTTTTGGCGGCACCTCTACCAAGTCCGGTTTTGATTGCAGCGGCTTCATCGGTTATCTGTTCAAGGAAGAGGCCGGCATGAACCTGCCGCGTTCTTCCCGTGAAATGATCAACATCGATGCGCCTCTGGTGAAACGCACTGATCTTGAGCCAGGCGATCTGCTGTTCTTCAGCACTGCCGGTCGCGGTCGCGTCAGCCACGCTGCTATCTACCTGGGTGACAATCAATTCATCCACTCCAGCAGCCGTCGTAGCGGTGGCGTTCGCGTCGACAGCCTTGACGACACTTACTGGAGCAAGACCTTCATCGAAGCCAAGCGCGCGCTGGCCATGGAGTCGCCTACAGTAGCGGCCCCGCAGACCACTGCGATGACGGCAACGACGATCAAGACCCCAGCGGTCAAGAAGCGTAAGCACAAATAA
- the cobB_3 gene encoding NAD-dependent deacetylase: protein MVDQALLLQTAAALRHAQRILVITGAGLSADSGLPTYRGVGGLYNAETEDGVSIEMAMSGPMLRRDPELCWKYIAQLAKACLGAQPNAAHYAIAELQRKKPECWVLTQNVDGYHRAAGSPPDRLIEIHGQLGPLYCQSCAAEDSNVSARLNGPLPPICSLCSGVMRPSVVLFQEMLPGRALETLYEEMAKGFDAVLSIGTTASFPYIQEPVFRTRVCGGFIAEINLASKNLSDQIDAFFPCRAVHVMGELVSHI, encoded by the coding sequence GTGGTAGACCAAGCCCTGTTGTTGCAAACCGCAGCGGCATTGCGGCACGCGCAACGGATTCTGGTCATCACCGGGGCAGGGCTGTCGGCCGATTCCGGCCTGCCGACGTATCGCGGGGTGGGTGGCCTCTATAACGCAGAAACCGAAGACGGCGTGTCGATTGAAATGGCCATGTCCGGCCCGATGCTGCGTCGTGATCCCGAGTTGTGCTGGAAGTACATCGCGCAGCTCGCCAAAGCCTGTCTTGGCGCGCAGCCCAACGCTGCTCATTACGCAATCGCCGAGCTGCAGCGCAAGAAGCCGGAGTGCTGGGTGCTCACGCAAAACGTTGATGGCTACCACCGCGCGGCGGGCAGCCCGCCAGACCGGTTGATCGAGATTCATGGTCAGCTCGGGCCGCTTTATTGTCAGTCGTGTGCGGCCGAAGATTCCAACGTCAGTGCCCGCCTGAATGGTCCGCTTCCACCGATTTGCTCGCTCTGTAGTGGCGTTATGCGACCATCTGTCGTGTTGTTTCAGGAAATGTTGCCCGGGCGTGCCCTCGAAACCCTCTATGAAGAGATGGCAAAAGGCTTTGATGCGGTACTGAGTATCGGCACCACGGCAAGCTTCCCTTACATCCAGGAACCTGTATTCAGAACAAGGGTTTGCGGTGGTTTTATCGCTGAAATAAATTTGGCGTCAAAAAATCTCAGCGATCAAATTGACGCCTTTTTTCCCTGCCGAGCGGTACATGTCATGGGGGAGTTGGTAAGTCACATTTAG
- the hda gene encoding DNA replication initiation factor has protein sequence MKPIQLPLGVRLRDDATFINYYPGANAAALGYVERLCEAEAGWTESLIYLWGKDGVGRTHLLQAACLRFEQIGEPAVYLPLAEVIDEGVELFDNLEQYELVCLDDLQAIVGKPEWEEALFHLFNRLRDSGRRLLIAASQSPRELPVKLPDLKSRLTMALVFQMRGLSDEDKLRALQLRASRRGLHLTDEVGHFILTRGTRSMSALFDLLETLDQASLQAQRKLTIPFLKETLGW, from the coding sequence ATGAAACCTATTCAGCTGCCCCTGGGTGTGCGTCTGCGTGATGACGCCACCTTCATCAACTACTATCCCGGCGCCAACGCCGCTGCACTCGGCTACGTGGAGCGGCTGTGCGAAGCCGAGGCTGGCTGGACCGAAAGCCTCATCTATTTGTGGGGCAAGGACGGAGTAGGGCGCACTCACCTGCTGCAGGCCGCGTGCCTGCGTTTCGAGCAGATCGGCGAACCGGCTGTTTATCTGCCGCTCGCCGAAGTCATTGATGAAGGGGTCGAGCTGTTCGACAACCTGGAGCAGTACGAGCTGGTCTGTCTTGACGATTTACAGGCCATCGTCGGCAAACCCGAGTGGGAAGAAGCGCTGTTCCATCTGTTCAACCGGCTGCGTGACAGTGGTCGTCGTTTGCTGATCGCAGCCTCTCAGTCTCCGCGAGAGCTGCCGGTCAAACTCCCCGATCTCAAATCTCGTCTGACCATGGCGCTGGTGTTCCAGATGCGGGGCCTGTCCGATGAAGACAAGCTGCGTGCCTTGCAGCTGCGTGCATCGCGTCGCGGCCTGCACCTGACCGACGAAGTCGGCCATTTCATCCTCACCCGGGGCACGCGCAGCATGAGTGCGCTGTTTGATCTGCTGGAAACCCTGGATCAGGCATCGCTTCAAGCGCAACGCAAACTGACTATCCCTTTCCTTAAAGAGACGCTTGGGTGGTAG
- the yhhT_2 gene encoding permease: MTDTRRWFWLGGIVLLVLFVFLLHSILTPFLVALLLAYMGDPLTDKLEKLGLSRTLSVVAVFGLFTLIFMGLLLILVPMLAKQLFRLYELAPQMLDWLQHTALPWVQTKFGLADGFWKFDKVKAAISEHMGQTGDIVGVVLSKATASSLALIGFVTNLVLIPVVCFYLLRDWDVMMAKIRSLLPRHREEQVVKLAGECHEVLGAFIRGQLLVMVGLGVIYAAGLMLVGLELGLLIGVIAGLAAIVPYMGFVIGIGAALVAGLFQFGGDLYPMLGIAAVFMVGQALEGMVLTPLLVGDRIGLHPVAVIFAILAGGELFGFTGILLALPVAAVIMVLVRHMHDVYKESDIYGGAQDPEL; the protein is encoded by the coding sequence ATGACTGACACACGGCGCTGGTTCTGGCTCGGCGGGATTGTCCTGCTGGTCCTGTTTGTGTTCTTGCTGCACTCGATTCTGACGCCGTTTCTGGTCGCGCTGCTGCTGGCCTATATGGGCGACCCGCTGACGGACAAGCTGGAAAAGCTCGGCCTGTCACGAACCTTGAGCGTGGTCGCGGTGTTCGGTCTGTTCACCCTGATTTTCATGGGGCTGCTGCTGATCCTGGTGCCCATGCTGGCCAAGCAACTGTTCCGCCTTTATGAGCTGGCGCCACAGATGCTCGACTGGTTGCAGCACACGGCTCTGCCCTGGGTGCAGACCAAGTTTGGTCTGGCGGACGGCTTCTGGAAATTCGACAAGGTCAAGGCGGCCATCTCCGAGCACATGGGCCAGACTGGCGATATCGTCGGCGTGGTGCTGTCCAAGGCCACAGCGTCGAGCCTTGCGTTGATTGGCTTTGTGACCAATCTGGTGCTGATCCCGGTGGTGTGTTTCTACCTGCTGCGCGACTGGGACGTGATGATGGCCAAGATCCGCAGCCTGCTGCCGCGTCATCGCGAGGAACAAGTGGTGAAGCTGGCGGGCGAATGTCACGAAGTACTGGGCGCGTTCATTCGCGGGCAGTTGCTGGTGATGGTGGGGTTGGGCGTGATCTACGCGGCGGGTCTGATGCTGGTTGGCCTGGAGCTGGGTCTGTTGATCGGGGTTATCGCGGGTCTGGCTGCCATTGTTCCTTATATGGGCTTTGTGATCGGCATCGGCGCGGCGTTGGTGGCCGGGTTGTTCCAGTTTGGCGGCGACCTGTATCCGATGCTGGGGATTGCGGCGGTATTCATGGTTGGTCAGGCCTTGGAAGGCATGGTGCTTACGCCGTTGCTGGTGGGTGATCGCATTGGTCTGCACCCGGTGGCGGTGATCTTCGCGATCCTGGCGGGCGGCGAGTTATTCGGCTTTACCGGGATCCTGTTGGCGTTGCCGGTGGCAGCGGTGATCATGGTGCTGGTGCGGCATATGCACGATGTCTATAAAGAGTCGGATATCTATGGTGGGGCGCAGGATCCGGAGTTGTAG
- the purM gene encoding protein PurM: MSKQPSLSYKDAGVDIDAGEALVERIKSVAKRTKRPEVMGGLGGFGALCEIPAGYKQPVLVSGTDGVGTKLRLALNLNKHDTIGIDLVAMCVNDLVVCGAEPLFFLDYYATGKLNVDTAVDVVTGIGAGCELAGCALVGGETAEMPGMYEGEDYDLAGFCVGVVEKADIIDGSKVAAGDALLALPSSGPHSNGYSLIRKIIEVAGAHIENIQLDGKPLTDLLMAPTRIYVKQLLKLIKDTGAVKAMAHITGGGLLDNIPRVLPAGAQAVVDVASWQRPAVFDWLQQQGNVDEHEMHRVLNCGVGMVICVAQEHVETALNVLREAGEQPWVIGQIATAAEGAAQVELKNLKAH, from the coding sequence ATGAGCAAGCAACCCTCCCTGAGCTACAAAGACGCCGGTGTAGACATCGACGCCGGTGAAGCATTGGTCGAACGCATCAAGAGCGTCGCCAAGCGCACCAAGCGGCCAGAAGTCATGGGCGGCCTGGGTGGCTTCGGCGCCCTCTGCGAAATCCCGGCCGGCTACAAGCAGCCGGTTCTGGTTTCCGGCACTGACGGCGTTGGCACCAAGCTGCGTCTGGCACTGAACCTGAACAAGCACGACACCATCGGCATCGATCTGGTCGCCATGTGCGTCAACGACCTGGTGGTGTGCGGCGCAGAGCCGCTGTTCTTCCTGGATTACTACGCCACCGGCAAACTCAACGTCGACACCGCGGTCGATGTGGTAACCGGTATCGGCGCTGGCTGTGAGCTGGCCGGTTGCGCGCTGGTGGGCGGCGAAACTGCTGAAATGCCAGGCATGTACGAAGGCGAAGACTACGACCTGGCCGGTTTCTGCGTCGGTGTCGTGGAAAAGGCCGACATCATCGACGGCTCCAAAGTCGCTGCCGGTGATGCCCTGCTCGCCCTGCCGTCGTCCGGCCCGCACTCCAACGGTTACTCGCTGATCCGCAAGATCATCGAAGTGGCCGGTGCCCATATCGAAAACATCCAGCTCGACGGCAAGCCGCTGACCGATCTGCTGATGGCGCCGACCCGTATCTACGTCAAGCAACTGCTCAAGCTGATCAAGGACACTGGCGCGGTCAAAGCCATGGCCCACATCACTGGCGGCGGTCTGCTGGACAACATCCCGCGCGTTCTGCCAGCCGGCGCTCAGGCGGTGGTCGATGTCGCCAGCTGGCAGCGTCCAGCGGTCTTCGACTGGTTGCAGCAGCAGGGCAACGTTGATGAACACGAAATGCACCGCGTGCTGAACTGCGGCGTGGGCATGGTGATCTGCGTGGCTCAAGAGCACGTTGAAACCGCTTTGAACGTACTGCGTGAAGCAGGCGAGCAGCCTTGGGTCATCGGCCAGATCGCCACCGCTGCCGAAGGCGCTGCGCAAGTCGAGCTGAAAAACCTCAAGGCGCACTGA
- the purN gene encoding phosphoribosylglycinamide formyltransferase, with product MPATCDVVVLLSGTGGNLQAMIDSFKGGNHPVRIRAVISNRADAFGLQRARDAGIDTCVLDHKAYEGREAFDAALIERIDAFQPTLVVLAGFMRILTADFVRHYQGRLLNIHPSLLPRYKGLHTHQRVLEAGDAEHGCSVHFVTEELDGGPLVVQSVISVEPDDSPKTLAQRVHTQEHHIYPLAIRWFAEGRLSLGEEGALLDGQLLAAQGHLIRT from the coding sequence ATGCCTGCAACCTGCGATGTTGTGGTGCTGCTGTCCGGCACCGGCGGTAACCTGCAAGCCATGATCGACAGCTTCAAGGGCGGGAATCACCCCGTCCGCATCCGCGCGGTGATTTCAAACCGCGCCGATGCGTTCGGCTTGCAGCGGGCCAGGGACGCAGGTATCGACACCTGCGTGCTGGACCACAAGGCCTATGAAGGCCGCGAGGCCTTCGACGCCGCGCTGATTGAACGGATCGACGCCTTTCAGCCAACGCTGGTGGTGCTTGCCGGATTCATGCGGATCCTGACCGCCGACTTCGTGCGGCATTATCAAGGTCGGCTGCTGAACATCCACCCCTCCCTGCTTCCGCGCTATAAAGGCTTGCACACCCACCAACGGGTGCTGGAAGCTGGCGACGCCGAGCACGGCTGCAGCGTGCACTTTGTCACCGAGGAACTCGACGGCGGACCACTGGTCGTACAATCAGTCATTTCGGTAGAGCCTGACGACTCGCCGAAGACCCTGGCCCAACGCGTTCATACCCAGGAACATCATATTTATCCGCTGGCAATCCGCTGGTTCGCTGAAGGCCGCTTGAGCCTTGGCGAAGAAGGCGCATTATTGGACGGCCAGTTACTTGCCGCCCAAGGCCACTTGATTCGAACCTAG